A section of the Shimia isoporae genome encodes:
- a CDS encoding aminotransferase class I/II-fold pyridoxal phosphate-dependent enzyme, with translation MTTKENSFLNYADRRFRLSGKALIEDGHPYFVPTDALEARSDEWKDGYLSMSHYDYLGLAHHPALTSAAKKAIDVHGTGAGASRLVGGERLAHQEFERSMADFLGVGATLSVISGYLTNVSVIQLLLGPKDLVIVDELAHNSIMVGAKSVKSDLLTYAHNNLDDLERILNEKREQYSRVLICTEGLFSMDGDITDLPRLLEIKERTDCWLLLDEAHSYGVLGPTGRGSCEHFGIDPSRIEVAIGTLSKSFASSGGFIAANAEVIEWMRFCLPGFVYSVGLSPATVASAHAALATLRSEPDRVTRLRGNSRRFLRRAREAGLNTGTAVGEAVVPILFETPEDCVFVAETLMQQGIYAPPVIHIGVPKDLPRIRFFISETHTEADIDRVIAAVADASASAAAMRNRISAE, from the coding sequence ATGACCACAAAAGAGAACAGTTTTCTCAATTACGCAGATCGGCGGTTCCGGCTCAGCGGGAAAGCCTTGATCGAAGACGGCCACCCATACTTCGTGCCCACCGACGCTCTCGAGGCCCGCTCAGACGAGTGGAAGGACGGCTATCTTTCTATGTCGCACTACGATTATCTTGGTCTTGCCCATCATCCGGCTCTCACCTCTGCAGCAAAAAAGGCTATTGACGTTCATGGCACAGGCGCTGGTGCGTCCCGACTTGTCGGCGGTGAACGGTTGGCACATCAGGAATTCGAACGCAGCATGGCGGACTTTCTTGGTGTCGGCGCGACGTTGTCGGTAATATCGGGATACCTGACAAATGTTTCGGTGATCCAACTCCTGCTTGGCCCCAAGGATCTTGTGATTGTCGACGAACTTGCTCACAACTCGATCATGGTCGGTGCCAAAAGCGTCAAATCTGACCTTTTGACTTACGCACACAACAATCTGGATGACCTGGAACGCATTCTCAACGAGAAGCGAGAGCAATACAGTCGCGTCCTGATCTGCACCGAAGGTCTTTTCTCGATGGACGGGGATATCACAGACCTACCCCGTCTTCTTGAGATCAAGGAACGCACCGATTGTTGGCTTTTGCTCGACGAAGCTCACTCCTACGGAGTGCTCGGCCCGACCGGACGCGGGTCGTGCGAACATTTCGGAATCGATCCCAGCCGCATCGAGGTGGCCATAGGCACTCTCTCAAAAAGCTTTGCTTCGTCGGGCGGTTTCATCGCTGCCAACGCCGAGGTGATCGAATGGATGCGGTTTTGTCTGCCCGGATTCGTATATTCAGTGGGCCTGTCGCCCGCGACCGTGGCGTCAGCCCACGCTGCGCTCGCCACACTTAGGTCGGAACCTGACAGAGTAACCCGCCTGCGCGGAAATTCTCGCCGCTTCCTGCGCCGTGCCCGCGAGGCCGGACTCAACACCGGCACTGCGGTCGGCGAGGCCGTTGTACCCATCCTTTTTGAGACGCCCGAAGACTGCGTATTTGTCGCCGAAACGCTCATGCAACAAGGGATCTATGCACCGCCAGTAATTCACATCGGTGTTCCCAAAGACCTGCCGCGCATCCGGTTTTTTATCAGCGAAACACACACCGAAGCCGATATAGACCGAGTCATTGCCGCGGTCGCTGACGCCTCTGCCTCCGCCGCCGCAATGCGCAACAGGATCAGCGCAGAATAG
- a CDS encoding ABC transporter ATP-binding protein → MTALLTVENLTIGFGDAAPVVNDVSFSVNAGKTLALVGESGSGKTLSCRSALRILPAAAQMRSGKITLAGRNGKPDVDLMSLSERKMCGVRGERISMIFQEPMRSLSPLHRIGNQVSEVLRLHKNISKAERKSRVLAMFERVGFKDAERVYDSYPFELSGGMRQRAMIAMAMVGRPDILIADEPTTALDVTTQAQVLGLIKDLQAEYGMAVVLVTHDLGVVANMADSVVVMNRGRVMEAGPAPLILNDPKHGYTRDLMAAAPEIPEAIPEQKREEDRDYILEMREVSKTYVLKGGSAWKPKTVIPAVRGVNFGVERGKTLAVVGESGSGKTTTAQMALGAEVADTGSSILFRAEPGADAVNLQDLDKAGRLAFQRKAQMVFQDPYSTLNPRMRVKDALVEPMDIHGVGSSQDRIERAAEMLRWVGLSENMLTRYPHAFSGGQRQRLSIARALMLGPTFLVCDEPTSALDVSVQEQVLQLLEDIRDRLNLSYLFISHDLAVVARIADDVAVMRSGLVVEQGPPEVLFHDPQHPYTKALIAAQPEPDINRPIDLNIVSQGAGEPSSWPEAFRFNGQDAPPLTQTGPNHKVRCYV, encoded by the coding sequence GTGACGGCACTTTTGACTGTGGAGAATCTGACGATCGGTTTTGGCGATGCCGCACCGGTGGTGAACGATGTCAGTTTTTCGGTGAACGCCGGTAAAACTCTGGCGCTTGTGGGCGAAAGCGGCTCGGGAAAAACACTGAGTTGCCGGTCAGCTTTGCGTATTTTACCGGCTGCGGCGCAGATGCGATCGGGCAAGATCACATTGGCAGGCCGCAATGGCAAACCCGATGTGGATTTGATGTCGCTGAGCGAGCGCAAGATGTGCGGCGTGCGTGGTGAACGTATTTCCATGATTTTCCAGGAACCGATGCGGTCTCTGTCGCCGTTGCACAGGATCGGAAATCAGGTCTCGGAAGTGCTGCGGTTGCACAAGAACATTAGCAAGGCCGAACGTAAGTCGCGTGTTCTGGCGATGTTCGAGCGTGTCGGGTTCAAAGATGCCGAGCGGGTTTATGACAGCTACCCGTTTGAACTGTCTGGCGGGATGCGCCAGCGGGCGATGATTGCGATGGCCATGGTTGGCCGGCCGGATATCCTGATTGCGGATGAGCCGACAACTGCGCTGGATGTCACCACGCAGGCGCAGGTTCTGGGCCTGATCAAGGATCTTCAAGCCGAATACGGTATGGCTGTTGTGCTGGTGACGCATGATCTTGGCGTTGTGGCGAATATGGCCGACAGCGTTGTCGTTATGAACCGCGGGCGCGTGATGGAAGCGGGACCGGCTCCGTTGATTTTGAACGATCCCAAACATGGGTACACGCGCGACCTTATGGCGGCCGCGCCTGAGATCCCCGAGGCCATTCCAGAACAGAAGCGGGAAGAAGACCGAGACTATATTCTTGAGATGCGCGAGGTGAGCAAAACCTACGTGCTCAAGGGTGGGTCTGCATGGAAACCGAAGACCGTAATTCCTGCCGTGCGCGGGGTGAACTTTGGTGTCGAACGCGGCAAAACGCTCGCAGTTGTGGGCGAAAGCGGGTCCGGTAAGACAACGACGGCGCAAATGGCGCTGGGCGCCGAGGTGGCTGACACCGGTTCGTCCATTCTGTTCCGCGCAGAACCCGGCGCTGACGCGGTCAATTTGCAGGACCTGGACAAGGCTGGACGCCTTGCCTTTCAGCGTAAGGCGCAGATGGTTTTTCAGGATCCCTACTCGACGCTGAACCCGCGGATGCGGGTCAAGGATGCGTTGGTGGAACCAATGGATATTCACGGTGTCGGTTCTAGCCAGGACCGGATTGAGCGGGCGGCGGAAATGCTGCGCTGGGTCGGGCTGAGTGAAAACATGCTGACGCGGTATCCCCATGCCTTCTCGGGCGGTCAGCGTCAGCGGTTGTCGATTGCGCGGGCCCTGATGTTGGGGCCGACTTTCCTTGTGTGTGACGAGCCGACGTCCGCGTTGGATGTGTCGGTTCAAGAGCAGGTTTTGCAACTGCTAGAAGACATTCGTGACCGTTTGAACCTGAGTTATCTGTTTATCAGTCACGACCTCGCAGTTGTGGCGCGCATTGCAGATGATGTTGCGGTGATGCGGTCAGGACTTGTTGTCGAACAAGGTCCGCCTGAGGTGTTGTTCCATGATCCGCAACACCCTTATACCAAGGCGCTGATCGCAGCGCAGCCAGAGCCGGATATCAACAGGCCTATCGACCTCAATATCGTGTCGCAGGGAGCGGGGGAGCCGTCAAGCTGGCCCGAGGCTTTCCGCTTCAATGGTCAGGACGCTCCGCCGCTGACCCAGACCGGCCCCAACCACAAGGTGCGTTGTTATGTTTAA
- a CDS encoding ABC transporter substrate-binding protein produces the protein MFKKTLFAVSCAAFGMLAAMVHAVEPIEGEFWMEEVKSGNLPPVTERLPSVPLVPDLELRGRELGKAGGTMRTMVTRAKDVRQMVVYGYARLVGYNERYEIVPDILESLENENDIKFTMRLRPGHKWSDGHPFTSEDFRYWWEDVANNELLSPAGPIDFMRVEGELPTVTFPDEHTIIYEWHKPNPQFLQKLAEARPPFIYRPAHFLKPLHADYANEEDLSERLYEARVRSWAALHNRSDNMYKFDNPDLPTLQPWMLATKDGKSRFLFVRNPYYHRIDPNGVQLPYIDVVEMQVVAPGLVAAKANAGEVDLQARGLDFKDTAILKKGENSGKYTTYLWGNGTASQIAIYPNLNYNDDLWRETMRDVRFRRALSLGINRKIINKGLYFGLAKEGGMTVLSASPFYREENFKAWATYDVDQANALLDEMGLTERDKEGTRLLPDGRPMWIVVETAGERQEVENALQIITDNWKDLGIKLLMRPLERDILRNRVYSGESMAAVWFGWDNGLPQSYTSPAYVAPWQQEFFAWPKWGQYHQTSGDAGEPPDMEAAVQLNDLANEWSQAYSTIDRAVIWQQMINIHAENVFAIGVLNGAPQPVVVSNRLRNVPEKAIWAWSPGAHFGVYRVDEFFFAE, from the coding sequence ATGTTTAAGAAGACCCTGTTTGCCGTTTCTTGCGCTGCCTTTGGAATGCTGGCGGCTATGGTTCATGCTGTCGAGCCGATTGAAGGCGAATTCTGGATGGAAGAGGTGAAGTCCGGAAATCTGCCACCCGTCACAGAACGCCTTCCTAGCGTCCCATTGGTGCCTGATCTGGAACTGCGTGGCCGCGAGTTGGGCAAGGCAGGTGGCACGATGCGGACGATGGTCACGCGGGCCAAGGACGTTCGTCAGATGGTGGTCTACGGGTATGCGCGATTGGTTGGTTACAATGAGCGCTACGAGATTGTACCCGACATTCTGGAGAGTCTTGAGAACGAAAACGATATCAAGTTCACAATGCGCCTTCGCCCGGGACACAAGTGGTCCGATGGCCATCCGTTTACCTCCGAGGATTTCCGCTACTGGTGGGAAGACGTGGCCAACAACGAGCTGCTGTCGCCCGCGGGCCCGATTGATTTTATGCGGGTTGAGGGAGAGTTGCCGACAGTTACTTTTCCGGACGAGCACACCATCATTTATGAATGGCACAAGCCCAATCCGCAGTTCCTTCAGAAACTGGCCGAGGCGCGCCCTCCGTTCATCTATCGTCCCGCCCATTTCCTGAAACCGCTGCATGCGGATTACGCGAACGAAGAAGATCTGAGCGAACGCTTGTACGAGGCGCGTGTGCGCAGTTGGGCGGCACTGCACAACCGGTCTGACAATATGTACAAGTTCGACAATCCCGATTTGCCGACTTTGCAGCCGTGGATGTTGGCGACCAAGGATGGCAAAAGCCGGTTCCTGTTTGTGCGAAATCCCTACTACCACCGCATAGATCCGAACGGTGTGCAGCTGCCTTATATCGACGTGGTGGAGATGCAGGTCGTGGCACCGGGTCTGGTTGCGGCCAAAGCCAATGCCGGCGAGGTGGATCTTCAGGCGCGAGGGCTTGATTTCAAAGACACAGCGATTCTGAAGAAGGGCGAAAATTCAGGTAAATACACAACCTATCTTTGGGGCAACGGTACCGCATCTCAAATCGCGATTTATCCGAACCTCAATTACAATGATGATCTTTGGCGCGAGACCATGCGCGATGTTCGGTTCCGTCGGGCTTTGTCACTCGGCATCAACCGCAAAATCATCAACAAGGGTCTGTATTTCGGTCTGGCCAAAGAAGGCGGCATGACTGTTTTGTCTGCCAGCCCGTTTTACCGCGAAGAAAACTTCAAGGCCTGGGCGACGTACGACGTGGATCAGGCCAACGCATTGCTCGACGAAATGGGCCTGACGGAGCGTGACAAGGAAGGTACGCGGCTTTTGCCGGACGGGCGCCCGATGTGGATAGTTGTCGAGACAGCCGGTGAGCGGCAAGAAGTCGAAAACGCACTTCAGATCATAACCGACAACTGGAAAGACCTTGGTATCAAACTTCTGATGCGTCCGCTGGAGCGCGACATTCTGCGCAACCGTGTTTACTCAGGTGAAAGCATGGCGGCAGTTTGGTTTGGTTGGGACAACGGCTTGCCTCAGTCCTATACTTCACCGGCCTACGTCGCACCTTGGCAGCAAGAGTTCTTTGCTTGGCCGAAGTGGGGGCAGTACCATCAGACCAGTGGTGATGCTGGCGAGCCTCCTGATATGGAGGCAGCGGTTCAGTTGAACGACCTGGCCAACGAATGGTCTCAGGCCTATTCCACTATTGATCGGGCTGTGATCTGGCAGCAGATGATCAATATCCATGCCGAAAATGTTTTCGCGATTGGTGTTTTGAACGGCGCTCCGCAGCCTGTGGTGGTGTCCAACCGCCTGCGCAATGTGCCGGAGAAAGCGATTTGGGCATGGTCGCCCGGAGCCCATTTTGGCGTCTATCGCGTCGATGAATTTTTCTTTGCAGAATAG